In the Leishmania mexicana MHOM/GT/2001/U1103 complete genome, chromosome 34 genome, gccctctccttctccatcatCCCAGCCCACCTGATGCGGTCCATGGCGGGTGAGTTCGACAACGagtgcatcgccgtcgccgccatgcTGCTCACCTTCTACTGCTGggtgcgctcgctgcgcacgcggtCCTCGTGGCCCATCGGCGTCCTCACCGGTGTCGCCTACGGCTAcatggtggcggcgtggGGCGGCTACATTTTCGTGCTCAACATGGTTGCCATGCATGCCGGCATATCATCGATGGTGGACTGGGCCCGCAACACGTACAacccgtcgctgctgcgtgcatACACGCTGTTCTACGTTGtcggcaccgccatcgccgtgtgcgtgccgccaGTGGGGATGTCGCCCTTCAAgtcgctggagcagctgggtgcgctgctggtgcttgTCTTCCTGTGCGGGCTGCAGGTGTGCGAGGTGTTGCGGGCACGCGCCGGTGTCGAGGTTCGCTCTCGCGCGAACTTCAAGatccgcgcgcgcgtcttCAGCGCGATGGCTGGCGGGGCTGCGCTTGCAATCGCGCTGCTGGCACCGAGGGGGTACTTCGGGCCCCTTTCggctcgtgtgcgtgcgctgttcgtggagcacacgcgcactggCAATCCGCTGGTCGACTCGGTCGCCGAGCACCACCCTGCCGACGCGCTCGCGTATCTGAAGTATTTGCACGTCGTTTACTTGATGTGGATATTGAGCTTCCCGATGCAGCTCATCCTGCCGAGTCGAAACCAGTACGCGGTCCTCTTTGTCTTCCTCTACAGCTTTATGGCTTACTACTTCAGCATCCGCATGGTGCGCTTGCTCATTCTGGCGGGGCCCGCGGCGTGCCTCGGCGCGAGCGAGGTGGGTGGAACCCTGATGGAGTGGTGCTTTCAACAGCTCTTCTGGGACGACGGCATGCGGACCGCCGATATGGTAGAAGCCGGTGACATGCCCTACCAAAACGACaaccacaccagcagcggtcCAGGCGCCCGACAGAAGCAGCAGAAACAGAAGCCGGCCCAGCCTCCCGCCAAAGGCTCCAGCACTACCAACGAGGAGCGTCCGTACAGGACACTGATTCCCATCGACTTCCGCAGGGACGCCCAAATGAACCGCTGGTCGGCCGGAAAGACGAACGCCCCCCTCATCATTGCTCTCACGATCGGTGTTCTTTTACCGATTGCGTCTGTCTTCTACTTCACGTGTATTCAGTCTGCGTACTCCTTTGCTGGCCCGCGTATCGTGTTCcagacgcagctgcgcaccggCGAGGAAGTAATGGTAAAGGACTACCTTGAGGCATACGAGTGGCTTCGCGATAGCACACCCAGGAGTGCGCGCATTTTGGCCTGGTGGGACTACGGCTACCAGATCACAGGCATCGGCAACCGCACCTCGCTGGCCGATGGCAACACCTGGAACCACGAGCACATCGCCACCATCGGCAAGATGTTGACGTCGcccgtggcggaggcgcactcGCTGGTGCGCCACATGGCCGACTACGTCCTCATCTGGGCTGGGCAGAGCGGAGACTTGATGAAGTCACCGCACATGGCGCGCATCGGCAACAGTGTGTACCACGACATCTGCCCCAACGACCCGCTGTGCCAGCAATTCGGCTTTTACAGAAATGATTACCATCGTCCAACACCGATGATGcgggcgtcgctgctgtacAACCTGCACGAGGCCGGGAAAACAGCGGCCGTGAAGGTGGACCCATCCCTCTTTCAGGAGGTGTACTCGTCCAAGTACGGCCTGGTGCGCATCTTCAAGGTCATGAACGTGAGCGCGGAGAGCAAGAAGTGGGTTGCTGACCCGGCAAACCGCGTGTGCCGCCCGCCTGGGTCGTGGATCTGCCCCGGGCAGTACCCGCCGGCGAAGGAGATCCAGGAGATGCTGGCACACCGGGTCTCCTTCGATCAGGTGGACAAGGACAAGAAGCGCAAGGCGACGTACCACGAGGAGTACATGGAACGCAGCAGAGCACTGGATGAAACTTAGAGACGCAGAAAAGCAAGCATGGATTCTTTGTTTACACACGCCCATCTTCTTTCAAAGAGTCCATTTTGTGCCCGTCCAACATGACCcgagccccctccccttaaGCCGGCCTGTCACAGACCCCATCTCCTGGTGCAAAGCAGGGCAGACATGCCCTAAAGTGATGTGCCGGCCCAGTCATctgagcacggcctctgGCCCAAATGCTACCCCCTCAGAGGTGCCTCAGGGCTCCCTCgcaccagcaggcagtgtgagggccgggtgtgggatacgctcgagtcagCCTAACGCTTCGCCTATTATATGAACGCTAGAGTCATGTTTACTGACGCATATCGCTCCGACACCACCCCGTCGAGGACCTGACcagccgacatcagcagcaatGAATCGAACTggccacccccctcccctcctttgTGTCGCAGGCgcttggcttccccacacaGAGTGAGGGTACTGGACCCTATGATGCTACACTGGGGTGTTCCCCGTCATGAGGGTTGCACACGTCCATATATGGGGCAAGGAAACCCTCAAAAGAGATGTCTATGTGCTCTTCTTCACCCACTCCGtctccgccctctctctccctctgcaaTGGGCTTCttctctttgtgtgtgtgtattgtTGTTGTGCCCTGTTGGCTCCCTTGGTATGATAGACACGCCACTCCAGCGCACCACCTACCACCTCTTCACTTCTGTCTTCTCTCGTGGCTGGTTCAAAGACACGTGCAGCGACAGAATTACTGTGAGGAGGATCAAACGTGCCGGGTTTCACAGCGAgccaccctcccccgctcaccatgccctctctctcgcttgcaGGTGCCCCAGAAGCTCACCTCCCGCTGTCTTGCATGATGTGGCGGCGGAGAGTGCAGTGATGCGTGCACGTATTCCTCATGTGCTTCCTTTGCGTTGATGCCGGGAGGATCGCCCGTTATCAGGGCTTGTTGAGTGGTGGCCCCCGCCTACAGGTCCACCGAGTATTTCCCACCCACCCgacccctcccttctcctgaGTCAcaccctttttttcctcccgGGATCATGAACTCAATTTTAGACACAAGAAGCTGCCGGGGACCACTCCATTCCATGGAATTGCCAGCTGTTGTGTGGAAGTAGTGCGACGGGCGCAAACGCTCGCGCTTGATCTTTCTTTGGTCATGTATAGCTGCTGTTGCCGAGCTCTGTGTGTGATGGGGTGTGTAGCTCGGCGATTCAGTAGCAAAACGACTATGGTGCATGACAGAACTTGATGACTCTCCCAAGCgctcacccccctcccccctcttaCCACGCTCCGGATAACAAAAGGAGTTTGGACGCATGCTTCCTGTTTCGTTCCTCACGTGCGGGGAATCGGAGAGAGAAATGGAGGAGGACGGTGAAAGGCATGGGAATGTTGCTGTGGCGAGTGTGACATGTCGTGGCGGCATCAGAGCCTCGCCGTGGGTGGGACACCAAAAGACGGTCAACGTGTGTAAAGGTCGAtggccaaaaaaaaactgaCAACTTGGCTGGTGAGAGCTTTTAGCACCGGCCTTGAGGAGACGTAAGCGCTGCTCTCTTACCCGCTGTGGGTGTGCACGGGTAGGAAGTTATGtgaacgtgtgtgtgtgtgtgttctcaGAAGGCGTGAGATGAGCGTTTGGCCGCGAAGGACAAGCGAACTTTCGGCGTCGGATGAGCTTACCccccccgtctctctccgttCTCCTACGATGCGCTCCTCTGGGTCCACGCAAGATTCCTTTTTTTCCGGCTGCCGGTACAAACCGCCAAAAGTCAGCCGCGGAAGAACTCAAGCTCGCTCTCCCTGTGCGGCAGTATACCAGGCACACCTCAGCCGACTCAGCAGGGAATCACATGTAACTGGCAGCGAAGTGATGCATCTGCCTATAACCCCCATTCGGCACTCGtgtgtccctctcccttAACTCTCGATGCCTTACCTTATCCTCTTCCCGTCCCTCTTGCATTCCAccccatcaccgccacctctgcccTCGACAACAACGCTGCAGAGCGACTATCTCAAGGGCACAGCAAAGGGGAAAATATATATAAAAGGACTCTGCTCTAGGGAGCACAACACGCCAAAAGGGTACAAAGGCGGAGATTTCGCGCATCTGTCAGCCGGGCAGCGTCCTTCACcggtctcctcctctctcacccaccccacccaaCCCACcacctcttttttcttcgtttgATTTGAACTTATCCCCTGCAGCTTCTTTGATTTGTCGTGTTTCCGTTTCCTTTTgtcgtttttttgttgttgttgcatTACTATCCTGCCCTCCCGCTTGATAGTCGTCACTCTCTCCCCGTGTCGATATCGCCTCGGCTCCACGGCCGTTCCTCATTCCACGTGACCAGACGGACTCACAACCTTTCCCCTTATATTCACCCTGCCTCTGCGTATTGCTTGTTGAACGCGGGcgcctcccctttcccttcccttttcctctctcAGCATTCCTTAACTCAAATGGGATCAAAAGGCACGATAGCTGCACAGCACGCCACCAAGGCACCTCGACTGAAGGGCGTGCCGCGTGCCACCACTGCCCCTACTGCCACTGGGCCTTCTGTCAGCACCGGTGCCACCTCTGTCAAAGAAGGGGTTTCTCGCACATTCACTGGGGTCCGCATGCTGTTATTACTCTTCTCCTTTCTGTACAGCCTCAAAAATGCATATGCCGTTCGCCTGATCTCCGTTCACACTTACGGATACCTGATCCACGAGTTCGACCCGTGGTTCAACTACCGCGCTGCCGAGTACATGTCCACGCACGGCTGGtccgccttcttcagctgGTTCGACTACATGAGCTGGTACCCGCTGGGCCGCCCCGTCGGCTCCACCACGTACCCGGGCCTGCAGTTCACTGCCGTCGCCATTCACCGCGCactggcggctgccggcatcCCGATGTCTCTCAacgacgtgtgtgtgctgatcCCGGCGTGGTTTGGCGCCATCGCTACCGCTCTTCTGGCTCTTTGCACGTACGAAGCCAGTGggtcgacggtggcggccgccgctgccgccctctccttctccatcatCCCAGCCCACCTGATGCGGTCCATGGCGGGTGAGTTCGACAACGagtgcatcgccgtcgccgccatgcTGCTCACCTTCTACTGCTGggtgcgctcgctgcgcacgcggtCCTCGTGGCCCATCGGCGTCCTCACCGGTGTCGCCTACGGCTAcatggtggcggcgtggGGCGGCTACATTTTCGTGCTCAACATGGTTGCCATGCATGCCGGCATATCATCGATGGTGGACTGGGCCCGCAGCACGTACAacccgtcgctgctgcgtgcatACACGCTGTTCTACGTTGtcggcaccgccatcgccgtgtgcgtgccgccaGTGGGGATGTCGCCCTTCAAgtcgctggagcagctgggtgcgctgctggtgcttgTCTTCCTGTGCGGGCTGCAGGTGTGCGAGGTGTTGCGGGCACGCGCCGGTGTCGAGGTTCGCTCTCGCGCGAACTTCAAGatccgcgcgcgcgtcttCAGCGCGATGGCTGGCGGGGCTGCGCTTGCAATCGCGCTGCTGGCACCGAGGGGGTACTTCGGGCCCCTTTCggctcgtgtgcgtgcgctgttcgtggagcacacgcgcactggCAATCCGCTGGTCGACTCGGTCGCCGAGCACCGCAAGACGAGTCCGAAGGCGTACGCATTTTTTCTGGACTTTACCTACTCAATGTGGCTGCCGGGCACAGCATTGCAGTTGTGCGCCGCAGCCATGGGATCGCGGAAGGAGGCGCGGTTGTTTATGGCCTTGTACTCACTCGCCACCTACTACTTTTCAGATCGCATGTCACGCTTGATGGTGCTGGCGGggcctgcggctgccgcaaTGACGGCAGGAATCCTGGGCATCGTGTATGAATGGTGTTGGGCGCAGCTGACCGGCTGGGCGTCTCCGAgcctctctgctgctgccagcgaaGACACGGACAACTTTGACGAAAGTGCAGGAGAACCTCAGACGCAGTCCAGCACCGCAAACTGTAAGCGTGGGGTGCGATCTCATGCTGTTGCCGCTATAAAGTCCATGAAAACTGCTGTGAACCGTCTTCCTCTGGTGTTGCGAGTTGGCGTCGCTGTGGCCATCCTTGCTGTCACCGTTGGTACCCCGTGGGTCTCTCAGTTCCAGGCGCGTTGTGTTCAGTCTGCGCACTCCTTTGCTGGCCCGCGTATCGTGTTCcgggcgcagctgcgcaccggCGAGGAAGTAATGGTAAAGGACTACCTTGAGGCATACGAGTGGCTTCGCGATAGCACACCCAGGAGTGCGCGCATTTTGGCCTGGTGGGACTACGGCTACCAGATCACAGGCATCGGCAACCGCACCTCGCTGGCCGATGGCAACACCTGGAACCACGAGCACATCGCCACCATCGGCAAGATGTTGACGTCGcccgtggcggaggcgcactcGCTGGTGCGCCACATGGCCGACTACGTCCTCATCTGGGCTGGGCAGAGCGGAGACTTGATGAAGTCACCGCACATGGCGCGCATCGGCAACAGTGTGTACCACGACATCTGCCCCAACGACCCGCTGTGCCAGCAATTCGGCTTTTACAGAAATGATTACCATCGTCCAACACCGATGATGcgggcgtcgctgctgtacAACCTGCACGAGGCCGGGAAAACAGCGGGCGTGAAGGTGGACCCATCCCTCTTTCAGGAGGTGTACTCGTCCAAGTACGGCCTGGTGCGCATCTTCAAGGTCATGAACGTGAGCGCGGAGAGCAAGAAGTGGGTTGCTGACCCGGCAAACCGCGTGTGCCGCCCGCCTGGGTCGTGGATCTGCCCCGGGCAGTACCCGCCGGCGAAGGAGATCCAGGAGATGCTGGCACACCGGGTCTCCTTCGATCAGGTGGACAAGGACAAGAAGCGCAAGGCGACGTACCACGAGGAGTACATCAAAGAGGCGAAGAAGATATCCGGATTCTGAGTGTCTGATGTACTATCGGCTCTTTGGCTGAGGGGGTGGAGAACGGAGAGGGTGGGTGATGATAGCCTTCATCTGTCTCTCGCTATCGGCATGTCCTCTTTTTTTATCTGTAGTGGTCTGTGTCGCCCACGCTCTAGCCCTCGAAACTTTTAGGACCACGTTGGGGAGAGGACAGGGGTGACAAGGTGGTGTGCCGTGGACGCTGTTGTTTGCCTAATGGTTGCCGGAAGAAGGAAGAAACAGTCATTATAAAAGTTGAAGCAGACTCTCAAGTGGGGGCGCACGATTCGGCTCTCCAGTGGGTAACAATGTATCGAGCCCGCTCGTCAGCACAGTTCTTGCGGATTGTCGGTGGAGGGTGGAGAGCCGCTTTGTtattttttgtttcgttgGCTCAGCATACACATTTCGCCCCTGATGATGCCGGCAACCTCAGTGCGTGTTATCTCAGGGTCTAGTACCCACTCTTTCTGGGGAAGTCTGAGCTGGCTCTACGCGGGAAAGACTTGCGGTGTCATGATCAGCATGGGACCAGC is a window encoding:
- a CDS encoding oligosaccharyl transferase-like protein yields the protein MPAKNQHKGGGDGSPDPTSTAADASTNVPKTNDGPAVSSSLPPSDETYLFHYRAAPYSKLSYVFKGFMAVLIFCAIRSAYKVRLLSVHTYGYLIHEFDPWFNYRAAEYMSTHGWSAFFSWFDYMSWYPLGRPVGSTTYPGLQFTAVAIHRALAAAGMPMSLNDVCVLIPAWFGAIATALLALIAFELQESICMAAWAALSFSIIPAHLMRSMAGEFDNECIAVAAMLLTFYCWVRSLRTRSSWPIGVLTGVAYGYMVAAWGGYIFVLNMVAMHAGISSMVDWARNTYNPSLLRAYTLFYVVGTAIAVCVPPVGMSPFKSLEQLGALLVLVFLCGLQVCEVLRARAGVEVRSRANFKIRARVFSAMAGGAALAIALLAPRGYFGPLSARVRALFVEHTRTGNPLVDSVAEHHPADALAYLKYLHVVYLMWILSFPMQLILPSRNQYAVLFVFLYSFMAYYFSIRMVRLLILAGPAACLGASEVGGTLMEWCFQQLFWDDGMRTADMVEAGDMPYQNDNHTSSGPGARQKQQKQKPAQPPAKGSSTTNEERPYRTLIPIDFRRDAQMNRWSAGKTNAPLIIALTIGVLLPIASVFYFTCIQSAYSFAGPRIVFQTQLRTGEEVMVKDYLEAYEWLRDSTPRSARILAWWDYGYQITGIGNRTSLADGNTWNHEHIATIGKMLTSPVAEAHSLVRHMADYVLIWAGQSGDLMKSPHMARIGNSVYHDICPNDPLCQQFGFYRNDYHRPTPMMRASLLYNLHEAGKTAAVKVDPSLFQEVYSSKYGLVRIFKVMNVSAESKKWVADPANRVCRPPGSWICPGQYPPAKEIQEMLAHRVSFDQVDKDKKRKATYHEEYMERSRALDET
- a CDS encoding oligosaccharyl transferase-like protein, producing the protein MGSKGTIAAQHATKAPRLKGVPRATTAPTATGPSVSTGATSVKEGVSRTFTGVRMLLLLFSFLYSLKNAYAVRLISVHTYGYLIHEFDPWFNYRAAEYMSTHGWSAFFSWFDYMSWYPLGRPVGSTTYPGLQFTAVAIHRALAAAGIPMSLNDVCVLIPAWFGAIATALLALCTYEASGSTVAAAAAALSFSIIPAHLMRSMAGEFDNECIAVAAMLLTFYCWVRSLRTRSSWPIGVLTGVAYGYMVAAWGGYIFVLNMVAMHAGISSMVDWARSTYNPSLLRAYTLFYVVGTAIAVCVPPVGMSPFKSLEQLGALLVLVFLCGLQVCEVLRARAGVEVRSRANFKIRARVFSAMAGGAALAIALLAPRGYFGPLSARVRALFVEHTRTGNPLVDSVAEHRKTSPKAYAFFLDFTYSMWLPGTALQLCAAAMGSRKEARLFMALYSLATYYFSDRMSRLMVLAGPAAAAMTAGILGIVYEWCWAQLTGWASPSLSAAASEDTDNFDESAGEPQTQSSTANCKRGVRSHAVAAIKSMKTAVNRLPLVLRVGVAVAILAVTVGTPWVSQFQARCVQSAHSFAGPRIVFRAQLRTGEEVMVKDYLEAYEWLRDSTPRSARILAWWDYGYQITGIGNRTSLADGNTWNHEHIATIGKMLTSPVAEAHSLVRHMADYVLIWAGQSGDLMKSPHMARIGNSVYHDICPNDPLCQQFGFYRNDYHRPTPMMRASLLYNLHEAGKTAGVKVDPSLFQEVYSSKYGLVRIFKVMNVSAESKKWVADPANRVCRPPGSWICPGQYPPAKEIQEMLAHRVSFDQVDKDKKRKATYHEEYIKEAKKISGF